From Desulfatitalea tepidiphila, the proteins below share one genomic window:
- a CDS encoding helix-turn-helix domain-containing protein, which translates to MKSEKVGLRIKAFMEQKGIGREDLAARTGLSPDFIDSVVADNVYPSLGPLLKIARALEVRLGTFLDDQLSKDPLVIRQAERKSELSMLRGKDKPVDLKFYSLGKGKSDRHMEPFYVELMPESAQEKQLSSHEGEEFIVVQGGQVEVIYADETYTLEVGDSIYYNSVVPHYVSCKGTEPAAIYAVLYIPK; encoded by the coding sequence ATGAAATCTGAAAAGGTGGGCCTGCGAATCAAGGCCTTTATGGAACAAAAAGGGATCGGTCGTGAGGATCTGGCGGCGCGTACCGGGCTGTCGCCCGATTTTATCGATTCGGTGGTGGCGGACAATGTCTATCCGTCCCTGGGGCCGCTGCTCAAGATCGCCCGGGCATTGGAGGTGCGGCTGGGCACTTTTTTGGACGACCAGCTGAGCAAAGACCCGTTGGTGATTCGGCAGGCCGAGCGCAAGAGCGAGCTGAGCATGCTGCGGGGCAAGGACAAGCCCGTGGATTTGAAGTTTTATTCCCTGGGAAAGGGCAAGAGCGATCGCCACATGGAGCCGTTCTACGTGGAGTTGATGCCCGAATCGGCTCAGGAAAAACAGCTCTCCAGCCACGAGGGTGAAGAGTTCATCGTGGTACAGGGGGGACAGGTGGAAGTGATCTATGCGGATGAGACCTACACCCTCGAGGTGGGAGACAGCATCTATTACAATTCGGTCGTACCCCACTATGTGAGCTGCAAAGGCACCGAACCGGCCGCCATCTACGCAGTGCTCTACATTCCGAAATAG
- a CDS encoding helix-turn-helix domain-containing protein, translated as MASEEKPPINVDYFEDLTGDIASCDDACREQIGDRIRKLREEKGLTLIDLSRLTGFDAAMLAEIESNAISPQLGTIIKLSKALDSALQRLLSGEGHKLYAVTRKDERRVVSRSSAARSARAAYTYMSLAPEVKGRHMEALLVELEAVPDEERSVHAGEEFIYVLEGQVLLHIGEERFELQPGDSVYYLSTTPHLLTALEGVAKVLAVIYSE; from the coding sequence ATGGCGTCTGAAGAAAAGCCGCCGATCAACGTGGATTATTTCGAGGATCTGACCGGCGACATTGCATCCTGCGACGATGCCTGCCGAGAACAAATCGGCGATCGGATCAGGAAATTGCGTGAAGAAAAGGGGTTGACCCTGATCGATCTTTCCCGTCTGACCGGCTTCGATGCCGCCATGCTGGCGGAAATCGAAAGCAATGCGATCAGCCCGCAGCTCGGCACCATCATCAAGCTCAGCAAGGCGTTGGACAGCGCCCTGCAGCGCCTGCTTTCCGGAGAAGGCCACAAGCTGTATGCCGTCACCCGCAAGGATGAACGTCGGGTCGTGTCGCGATCTTCGGCGGCGCGCAGCGCACGCGCGGCCTACACTTACATGAGCCTGGCGCCGGAAGTCAAAGGCCGCCACATGGAGGCCCTGCTGGTCGAACTGGAGGCCGTGCCGGACGAAGAGCGCTCGGTGCATGCCGGCGAAGAGTTTATTTACGTGCTCGAAGGCCAGGTCTTGCTTCATATCGGTGAAGAACGGTTCGAACTCCAGCCCGGAGACAGCGTCTATTATCTCTCCACCACCCCCCACCTGCTGACCGCGCTGGAAGGAGTCGCCAAGGTGCTGGCGGTTATCTACAGCGAATAA
- a CDS encoding AMP-binding protein encodes MGEALRSITLGRLLDEAIERHPDNEAIVYVDRDFRLTYRQFGEVVDRLAKGLMALGVAKGEKVAVWATNIPYWVTLQFATAKIGAVLLTVNTNYKSAELAYLLEQSECENIFLIDGYMDTDYLQTLYDLVPELKTQERGRLQSERFPRLKRAFFLGMEKHRGCYALPEVMAMAAMTVPGDYAARQAQLDPHDVVNMQYTSGTTGFPKGVMLTHYNIGNNGFWIGENQRFTAADRVCLPVPLFHCFGCVLGVLAAVSHAATLVILEKFDPVQVMASVEQERCTALYGVPTMFIAVLENKLFDKFDFSSLRTGIMAGSPCPVHVMRQVIEKMYMREITICYGLTEGSPVITQTLPGDDMRRRTETVGRAMPHIKVKIVDPETHRELGVGEQGEVCCRGYNVMKGYYNMPEATAKAIDADGWLHSGDLGVMDADGYLAITGRHKDMIIRGGENIYPREIEEFLYRMEGIVDVQVVGVPSKKYGEEVGAFIIKKAGADLTADDIRDFCRGQISRFKIPKHVAFVDGYPMTASGKIQKYKLKELSVDLFPGPDRIPV; translated from the coding sequence ATGGGCGAGGCATTGCGCAGCATAACGCTGGGGCGGTTGTTGGACGAGGCGATCGAACGCCATCCGGACAACGAGGCGATCGTCTACGTGGATCGCGATTTTCGGCTGACCTACCGCCAGTTCGGTGAAGTGGTCGATCGCCTGGCCAAGGGGCTCATGGCTCTGGGCGTGGCCAAGGGTGAAAAGGTGGCGGTGTGGGCTACCAACATACCCTACTGGGTGACCCTGCAGTTTGCCACGGCCAAGATCGGGGCCGTGCTGCTGACGGTGAACACCAATTACAAGAGCGCCGAGCTGGCCTACCTGCTCGAGCAGTCCGAGTGTGAAAATATCTTTCTCATCGATGGGTACATGGACACCGACTATCTGCAGACCCTTTACGATCTGGTGCCCGAGCTCAAGACCCAGGAGCGCGGCCGACTGCAGAGCGAGCGGTTTCCTCGCCTCAAGCGGGCCTTTTTCCTGGGCATGGAAAAGCATCGCGGGTGTTATGCCCTTCCCGAAGTGATGGCCATGGCCGCCATGACCGTGCCGGGCGACTACGCGGCGCGTCAGGCCCAGCTCGACCCCCATGACGTGGTCAACATGCAGTACACTTCAGGCACCACCGGTTTTCCCAAAGGCGTCATGCTCACCCATTACAACATCGGCAACAACGGCTTCTGGATCGGCGAGAATCAACGGTTCACGGCGGCCGACCGGGTGTGCCTGCCGGTGCCCCTGTTCCACTGTTTCGGTTGCGTGCTGGGCGTGCTGGCGGCGGTGAGCCACGCGGCCACCCTGGTGATTCTGGAAAAGTTCGATCCAGTGCAGGTGATGGCCTCGGTCGAGCAGGAAAGGTGCACGGCCCTTTACGGCGTGCCGACCATGTTCATCGCCGTGCTGGAAAACAAGCTGTTCGACAAGTTCGATTTTTCCTCGTTGCGCACCGGCATCATGGCCGGCTCCCCGTGCCCGGTGCACGTGATGCGCCAGGTGATCGAAAAGATGTACATGCGGGAGATCACCATATGCTACGGACTGACCGAGGGGTCGCCGGTGATCACCCAGACCCTGCCCGGCGACGACATGCGCCGGCGAACGGAAACCGTGGGACGGGCCATGCCGCATATCAAGGTGAAGATCGTGGATCCCGAAACCCACCGGGAACTGGGCGTGGGCGAGCAGGGCGAGGTGTGCTGCCGCGGCTACAACGTGATGAAAGGCTACTACAACATGCCCGAAGCCACGGCCAAGGCCATCGATGCCGATGGCTGGCTCCACTCCGGTGATCTCGGCGTCATGGACGCCGACGGCTATCTGGCCATCACCGGACGGCATAAAGACATGATTATCCGCGGCGGCGAAAACATCTATCCCCGGGAGATCGAGGAGTTCCTTTATCGGATGGAGGGCATCGTCGATGTGCAGGTCGTGGGGGTGCCCAGCAAAAAGTACGGCGAGGAGGTCGGCGCCTTTATCATCAAGAAAGCGGGCGCGGACCTGACCGCCGACGACATCCGCGACTTCTGCCGCGGCCAGATCAGCCGGTTTAAAATTCCCAAGCACGTGGCATTCGTCGACGGCTACCCCATGACGGCCAGCGGCAAGATCCAGAAATACAAGCTCAAGGAGCTCTCCGTCGACCTGTTTCCCGGCCCGGATCGCATACCGGTATGA
- a CDS encoding pyruvate carboxyltransferase: MTEYDYWKIFPRMPRKVTIGDITIRDGFQHLEKFISTRAKIFYLEELIFAGCRNIEVTNLGNPFLMPQFSDAEELLKHLRSQRFKDRCARKGINYDDLVLTAITIREPAVDRAIRLKEEGIGPDRVLMMVSTEEEHHFANSGCTLPEYWEESERCTKKCRDAGIKMCGTVSTIWGSPIGGATRLEDAVEFTKRWLEIGADDIEHADHDGSASAPEVYRYFSMILDEIPDTRLHIAHFHETKRVASASVLAALQAGICHFEATMGGLGGQPANFLDDCPVPGTGEYYYNDPRYVGLICLEDLLVQIDEMGIAHGYDVDRILWLGRQLERTAGHRLRSEAIINGRTLKEGHPRFARPGLAKRKNKRGERPDQNLPDGWGAAAVLPEHLRR; this comes from the coding sequence ATGACCGAATATGATTATTGGAAAATATTTCCGCGCATGCCGCGCAAGGTGACCATCGGCGACATCACGATCCGTGACGGGTTCCAGCACCTGGAGAAGTTCATCTCCACCCGGGCCAAGATCTTCTACCTGGAGGAGCTGATCTTCGCCGGCTGCCGCAACATCGAGGTGACCAACCTGGGCAACCCCTTTCTCATGCCCCAGTTCAGCGACGCCGAGGAGCTGCTCAAGCATCTGCGCAGCCAGCGGTTCAAGGATCGTTGCGCCCGCAAGGGAATCAATTATGACGATCTGGTTTTGACGGCCATCACCATCCGCGAACCGGCGGTGGACCGCGCCATTCGTCTCAAGGAGGAAGGTATCGGACCAGACCGGGTCCTGATGATGGTCTCCACCGAAGAGGAACACCATTTCGCCAACTCGGGTTGCACGCTCCCCGAGTATTGGGAGGAATCCGAACGCTGCACCAAAAAGTGCCGGGATGCGGGCATCAAGATGTGCGGCACGGTGAGCACCATCTGGGGCAGCCCCATCGGAGGGGCCACGCGGCTGGAAGATGCCGTGGAGTTCACCAAACGCTGGCTGGAGATCGGCGCCGACGACATCGAGCATGCCGACCATGACGGCAGCGCCTCGGCCCCGGAGGTCTACCGTTATTTTTCCATGATTCTCGACGAAATTCCCGATACGCGCCTGCACATCGCCCATTTCCACGAGACCAAGCGGGTGGCGTCGGCTTCGGTGCTGGCCGCCCTGCAGGCCGGGATCTGTCACTTCGAGGCCACCATGGGCGGCCTGGGCGGCCAGCCGGCCAATTTTCTCGACGACTGCCCGGTGCCGGGTACCGGCGAGTACTACTATAACGATCCCCGCTACGTGGGCTTGATCTGCCTGGAGGATCTGCTGGTGCAGATCGACGAGATGGGTATCGCGCACGGCTACGATGTGGACCGCATCCTCTGGCTGGGGCGCCAGCTCGAGCGCACCGCAGGCCATCGCCTGCGCAGCGAGGCCATCATCAACGGCCGCACCCTCAAGGAGGGACATCCGCGCTTCGCCCGGCCGGGGCTGGCCAAACGCAAGAACAAACGCGGTGAGCGGCCGGATCAGAATCTGCCTGACGGATGGGGCGCCGCCGCCGTGCTACCCGAGCATCTGCGGCGATAG
- a CDS encoding TRAP transporter substrate-binding protein, protein MKTRRMVWACLAFWLASTAWVSTGTAAETLRFATGFSPMHTMQVKVFEPWAKKISEMTGGRIEVKMFPAGALGKPATLYELAEKGIADIAYTLHDYTPGRFPMTEVFALPYMTPSAEKTAAAMWNTYEQSADFRKEYSQVKLLALFCHPGGDFHTTKRPIRSLDDLKGLKIRTASPFVTQALKIYGAIPIAMPITEAYSALERGVVDGTVAPWEGLGVFKLDDLTRFALEIDFYTMTMMVVMNQRKYDALPADIRKAIDETTGLTMSLAAGKAYDETDEPFKSRALEKGIQINTLSDEEMRRLKGLTQPLRKEWVEKGTAKNLDAQAVLQTALRLLEMK, encoded by the coding sequence ATGAAAACGCGGCGAATGGTGTGGGCATGTCTGGCGTTTTGGTTGGCTTCGACGGCGTGGGTCTCCACGGGAACGGCGGCCGAAACGCTCAGGTTCGCCACCGGATTTTCCCCCATGCACACCATGCAGGTCAAGGTGTTCGAACCCTGGGCCAAAAAGATCAGCGAAATGACCGGCGGTCGAATCGAGGTGAAGATGTTTCCGGCCGGTGCCCTCGGAAAACCCGCGACGCTTTACGAATTGGCCGAAAAGGGCATTGCGGATATCGCCTATACCTTGCACGACTACACGCCGGGCCGTTTCCCCATGACCGAGGTATTCGCCCTGCCTTACATGACACCCAGCGCCGAGAAGACCGCCGCGGCCATGTGGAACACCTACGAACAATCGGCCGATTTCCGCAAGGAGTACAGCCAGGTCAAGCTCCTGGCCCTTTTTTGTCATCCGGGCGGCGACTTTCACACCACCAAACGGCCCATCCGATCCCTCGATGATTTGAAAGGCCTGAAGATCAGGACCGCCAGCCCCTTTGTCACCCAGGCGCTCAAAATCTACGGTGCCATTCCCATTGCCATGCCGATCACCGAAGCCTATTCCGCCCTGGAAAGAGGGGTTGTCGACGGCACGGTGGCGCCCTGGGAAGGTCTCGGCGTGTTTAAATTGGACGACCTGACCCGGTTCGCCCTGGAGATCGATTTTTACACCATGACCATGATGGTGGTGATGAACCAGCGCAAATACGACGCCCTGCCTGCAGACATCCGCAAGGCGATCGACGAGACCACCGGTTTGACCATGTCCCTTGCGGCCGGAAAGGCCTATGACGAAACCGATGAACCCTTCAAATCGCGGGCCTTGGAAAAAGGCATCCAGATCAACACCCTTTCGGACGAGGAAATGCGCCGGCTCAAGGGCTTGACCCAGCCGCTCAGGAAAGAATGGGTCGAAAAAGGAACCGCCAAGAACCTCGATGCCCAGGCGGTGCTGCAGACCGCCCTCCGGCTTCTCGAAATGAAGTAG
- a CDS encoding methyl-accepting chemotaxis protein gives MGLFSKLQLGKTVAGKLSWMIVFALVGIGVIVMTSIAFFGKITDIGKIAKAGFLYETQFYQAKANLGEFMMTGERAALERVYGNLEKMGMADRRIGELHRLIASGHSVDEAVAIQVKKDGPAEALNNRHTAILVNGLQGNPLLEKMVRVTDRAHEASAQWRALLADYVQTSEDQQKRRLANRISAIQTEFPQLLEQFHGVLEEIAAHLAAFVKKLFMVLCVVIFAILVATAYLITRSITGPLKQTVAFARDMAKGNFRNQLEIRNRDELGQMAEALNQMTLSLREMMKEIIQGIDSINGSSADLSTIAEQLSQGSGETSDRSNAVEKAAGDMNERMQSIASAMAQSANNAQMVASAAEEMSSTIGEIAQNAEKARGISDEAAGQASVTATGMNELGQAAHEIGKVIDTITDISEQVNLLALNATIEAARAGEAGKGFAVVANEIKELAKQTADATQDIKRQIENIQGTTVTTVSQMETITRVISNVNELVATIASAVEEQSSATKEIAANIGQASVGIQEVNENVNESSHLAAGITEEMSGVHHAASDISRSSSQVSLSAQSLAQLSVQLKGMVDRYFEV, from the coding sequence ATGGGGTTGTTCAGCAAGTTACAGCTGGGAAAAACAGTGGCCGGGAAGCTTTCCTGGATGATCGTGTTCGCGCTGGTGGGCATCGGGGTGATCGTGATGACGAGTATCGCCTTTTTCGGAAAGATCACCGATATCGGTAAGATCGCCAAGGCCGGATTCCTGTACGAAACCCAATTTTATCAGGCAAAGGCCAACCTGGGCGAATTCATGATGACCGGAGAGCGAGCCGCTCTGGAGCGGGTCTACGGCAATCTCGAAAAGATGGGCATGGCCGATCGGCGCATCGGTGAGCTGCATCGCCTGATCGCCAGCGGCCACTCGGTGGATGAAGCGGTTGCCATTCAGGTGAAAAAAGATGGTCCTGCGGAAGCGCTGAACAACCGCCATACCGCCATTCTGGTGAACGGCCTGCAGGGCAATCCGCTTCTGGAAAAAATGGTCCGGGTCACCGACAGGGCCCATGAGGCATCGGCACAATGGCGGGCCCTGCTGGCCGATTATGTGCAGACTTCGGAAGATCAACAGAAACGCCGGCTGGCCAATCGAATTTCAGCCATTCAGACCGAATTTCCACAACTGCTCGAGCAGTTTCACGGCGTGTTGGAGGAGATCGCGGCGCACCTGGCCGCTTTCGTCAAAAAGCTGTTCATGGTGCTGTGCGTGGTCATTTTCGCCATTCTCGTGGCGACGGCCTATCTGATCACCCGTTCCATCACCGGACCGCTCAAACAGACCGTCGCCTTTGCCAGGGATATGGCCAAGGGCAATTTCCGCAACCAGTTGGAGATCCGCAACCGGGACGAGCTCGGTCAAATGGCCGAGGCGCTCAACCAGATGACGTTGTCGCTGCGGGAGATGATGAAGGAGATTATCCAGGGGATCGATTCCATCAACGGCTCTTCCGCGGATCTTTCCACCATCGCCGAGCAATTGTCCCAAGGCTCCGGGGAAACCTCCGATCGATCCAATGCCGTGGAAAAAGCTGCCGGCGATATGAACGAAAGGATGCAGAGCATCGCCTCGGCCATGGCACAGTCGGCCAATAATGCCCAGATGGTGGCGTCTGCGGCCGAGGAGATGTCCTCGACCATCGGTGAGATCGCCCAGAATGCGGAAAAGGCCCGCGGCATTTCAGACGAAGCCGCCGGCCAGGCCTCGGTGACGGCCACAGGCATGAACGAACTGGGGCAGGCCGCGCATGAAATCGGCAAGGTCATTGATACCATTACGGATATTTCCGAGCAGGTCAATCTTCTGGCGCTCAATGCCACCATCGAGGCGGCCCGCGCCGGCGAGGCTGGAAAGGGCTTTGCCGTCGTGGCCAATGAAATCAAGGAGCTGGCCAAACAGACCGCCGATGCCACCCAGGACATCAAGCGGCAGATCGAAAACATCCAGGGCACGACGGTCACCACCGTCTCGCAGATGGAGACCATCACCCGAGTCATCAGCAACGTCAACGAACTGGTCGCCACTATCGCTTCCGCCGTCGAGGAGCAATCGAGCGCCACCAAAGAGATCGCCGCCAATATCGGCCAGGCCTCCGTGGGCATACAGGAGGTCAACGAAAATGTGAACGAAAGCTCTCATCTGGCGGCCGGGATCACAGAGGAGATGTCCGGTGTGCACCATGCAGCCAGTGACATATCCAGGAGCAGTTCTCAAGTGAGCCTCAGTGCCCAGAGCCTGGCCCAGCTTTCCGTGCAACTCAAGGGCATGGTGGACCGCTACTTTGAGGTATGA
- a CDS encoding TRAP transporter large permease → MSSEWIGILGILVLFIFLALKMYIGIAMALVGFLGLCVIQDTRSALYILSITPLAESKSYTLSVIPLFILMGQFAFVSGVSEDIYKALHAWLGRCRGGLAMATIMACGGFAAVCGSSLATGATMGMVAIPEMNKYRYDQRLSTGCVAAGGTLGILIPPSIGFVLYGILVEASIGKLFMAGLLPGLLLSALFVLTIHVQCRIKPALGPCGPRTSWTVKLRSLKGAWGMLLLFVLVMGGIYYGIFTPTEAAGMGAFGGLLLALSRKRVTWDNLLWSLQETGATTAMIFLIIIGANIFSAFLGLTGLPMWLADTMAAMPFPRYAVLAVMLTIFLALGCVMDCYAIMILVLPILFPVVQALQFDPIWFGVIMVIVLEAGLITPPIGLNVFVLKAAAPNIPLSTVFRGIWPFLIAMLAVIVLLTIFPQIALFIPAHM, encoded by the coding sequence TTGAGTTCCGAGTGGATCGGCATCCTGGGCATCCTGGTGCTCTTCATTTTTCTCGCGCTGAAGATGTACATCGGCATCGCCATGGCCCTGGTGGGGTTTCTGGGCCTGTGTGTGATTCAGGACACCCGCAGCGCGCTGTATATCCTCTCCATCACACCCCTGGCCGAAAGCAAATCCTACACCTTGAGCGTGATTCCCCTCTTCATTCTGATGGGGCAGTTTGCTTTCGTTTCGGGTGTCAGCGAGGATATCTATAAGGCCTTGCATGCCTGGTTAGGCCGCTGCAGGGGCGGGCTGGCCATGGCGACCATCATGGCCTGCGGCGGTTTTGCGGCCGTGTGCGGCTCTTCCCTGGCCACCGGGGCGACCATGGGCATGGTGGCCATTCCTGAAATGAACAAGTACCGATACGATCAACGGCTCTCCACCGGGTGCGTGGCCGCCGGCGGCACCTTGGGCATTTTGATTCCGCCCAGCATCGGTTTCGTCCTGTACGGCATCCTGGTCGAAGCCTCCATCGGCAAGCTGTTCATGGCCGGTTTGCTGCCGGGCCTGCTGTTGAGCGCGTTGTTTGTGCTGACCATCCATGTCCAGTGCCGGATCAAACCGGCGCTGGGGCCTTGCGGTCCCCGGACATCGTGGACGGTGAAGTTGCGGTCCCTCAAAGGGGCCTGGGGCATGCTCCTGCTTTTCGTGCTGGTCATGGGCGGCATCTATTACGGCATCTTCACCCCCACCGAGGCGGCCGGCATGGGGGCCTTCGGCGGTCTCCTCCTGGCCCTGTCACGAAAACGAGTGACCTGGGACAACCTGCTGTGGAGCCTGCAGGAGACCGGCGCGACCACGGCCATGATCTTTCTGATCATCATTGGCGCCAACATCTTTTCGGCCTTTCTCGGATTGACCGGCCTTCCCATGTGGCTGGCCGATACCATGGCGGCCATGCCCTTTCCCAGGTACGCCGTCCTGGCCGTCATGCTGACGATTTTCCTGGCGCTTGGCTGCGTCATGGACTGTTACGCCATCATGATCCTGGTGTTGCCGATTCTTTTTCCCGTGGTTCAGGCCCTGCAGTTCGATCCCATCTGGTTCGGCGTGATCATGGTGATCGTTCTGGAAGCCGGTCTGATCACCCCGCCCATCGGACTCAACGTGTTCGTATTGAAGGCCGCCGCGCCGAACATTCCGCTATCCACAGTTTTCAGGGGGATCTGGCCCTTTTTGATCGCGATGCTCGCGGTGATCGTGTTGCTGACGATTTTTCCCCAGATTGCCCTTTTCATTCCAGCGCATATGTGA
- a CDS encoding TRAP transporter small permease — translation MDLKTMVSKSANVSAWLSKLGAFALLAMMVLTVVDVAGRYLFNAPLLGAYELTEFLVLILIYAFLGYAQSKKRHVCVEIVMDSAPKRVRRIVALVNHLLCLGLFVLMAYMGLKKALDLFQVGEVSPNLVIPNYPFVLFLVLGSIAMCIEYVRDIVGLLSGRKEDPT, via the coding sequence ATGGATTTAAAGACCATGGTTTCCAAAAGTGCAAATGTCAGCGCGTGGCTCTCCAAGTTGGGGGCCTTTGCTCTGTTGGCCATGATGGTGCTGACGGTGGTCGATGTGGCCGGCCGCTATCTTTTCAATGCCCCCCTGCTGGGCGCCTATGAGCTGACGGAATTTCTGGTCCTGATCCTCATATACGCCTTCCTGGGGTACGCCCAATCCAAAAAACGGCACGTCTGTGTGGAGATCGTCATGGATTCGGCGCCCAAGCGGGTACGCCGCATCGTCGCGCTCGTCAATCATCTCCTCTGTCTGGGACTTTTCGTGTTGATGGCCTACATGGGGTTGAAAAAAGCCCTGGACCTGTTCCAGGTCGGCGAAGTATCGCCGAACCTGGTGATCCCGAATTATCCCTTCGTTTTATTCCTGGTTCTGGGCAGTATCGCCATGTGTATCGAATACGTCAGAGACATCGTCGGTCTCTTGTCGGGGCGAAAGGAAGACCCAACTTGA
- the ettA gene encoding energy-dependent translational throttle protein EttA gives MGNDPNKVIYSMIRVSKYYDQKPVLKDISLSYFYGAKIGVLGLNGSGKSSLLRILAGVDTEFNGETVLSPGYTVGYLEQEPLVDSQKTVRQVVEEGVQETVDLLNTFEEINNKFAEPMNDDEMDQLIQRQGEVQERLDALNAWDLDARLEMAMDALRCPPGDTPVNVLSGGEKRRVALCRLLLQKPDILLLDEPTNHLDAESVAWLERHLQEYAGTVIAVTHDRYFLDNVAGWILELDRGQGIPWKGNYSSWLEQKQERLRREEKSESTRQKTLARELEWIRMSPKGRHTKSQARINAYEQLLSQESQKRERDLELYIPPGPRLGDVVIEADNVRKSFGDRLLIDEMSFRLPPGGIVGVIGPNGAGKTTLFKMICNQETPDSGTIRVGETVKLAYVDQNRELDPQKSIWEEITGGNEQIELGNRLVNSRAYVARFNFSGTEQQKKVGTLSGGQRNRVHLAKVLREGANVILLDEPTNDLDVNTLRALEEALENFGGCAVVISHDRWFLDRIATHILAFEGDSRVVYFQGNWSEYDVDRKRRLGAEADRPHRIKYRQLTR, from the coding sequence ATGGGCAACGACCCCAACAAGGTCATCTATTCGATGATCCGCGTGAGCAAATACTACGACCAGAAACCGGTCTTGAAAGATATTTCGCTATCCTACTTTTACGGCGCCAAGATCGGTGTCCTGGGGCTCAACGGCTCCGGCAAATCGTCGCTGCTGCGCATCCTTGCCGGTGTGGACACGGAATTCAACGGCGAAACGGTGCTCTCCCCGGGCTACACGGTGGGCTACCTGGAGCAGGAGCCGCTGGTGGATTCGCAGAAAACCGTTCGGCAAGTCGTGGAGGAGGGCGTTCAGGAGACGGTGGACCTGCTCAATACGTTCGAAGAAATCAACAACAAGTTCGCCGAACCGATGAACGACGACGAAATGGACCAGCTGATCCAGCGCCAGGGTGAAGTCCAGGAACGGCTGGACGCACTCAATGCCTGGGACCTGGACGCCCGCCTGGAGATGGCCATGGACGCACTGCGCTGCCCGCCGGGCGATACGCCGGTGAATGTGCTGTCGGGCGGCGAAAAGCGGCGCGTGGCCCTGTGCCGACTGCTGCTGCAGAAACCCGACATCCTGCTGCTGGACGAACCCACCAACCACCTGGATGCCGAAAGCGTGGCCTGGCTGGAGCGGCACCTGCAGGAGTATGCCGGAACGGTCATCGCCGTGACCCACGACCGCTACTTCCTCGACAATGTGGCCGGCTGGATCCTTGAGCTGGACCGGGGCCAGGGCATCCCCTGGAAAGGCAACTACTCGAGCTGGCTCGAACAGAAGCAGGAGCGCCTGCGTCGGGAAGAGAAAAGCGAAAGCACCCGCCAGAAGACCCTGGCGCGCGAACTGGAGTGGATCCGCATGTCCCCCAAGGGGCGCCATACCAAAAGCCAGGCCCGAATCAACGCCTACGAGCAGCTGCTCTCCCAGGAATCCCAGAAGCGCGAGCGGGACCTGGAGCTCTATATTCCGCCGGGGCCGCGGCTGGGTGATGTGGTCATCGAAGCGGACAACGTGCGCAAATCGTTCGGGGATAGATTGCTGATCGACGAGATGAGCTTCCGCCTGCCGCCCGGGGGCATCGTCGGCGTCATCGGCCCCAACGGTGCCGGCAAGACCACCCTGTTCAAGATGATCTGCAACCAGGAAACACCCGACAGCGGCACGATCCGCGTGGGTGAGACCGTGAAGCTGGCCTATGTCGACCAGAATCGCGAGCTCGACCCCCAGAAATCGATCTGGGAGGAGATCACCGGCGGCAACGAGCAAATCGAACTGGGCAACCGCCTGGTCAACTCCCGGGCCTACGTGGCGCGATTCAACTTCTCGGGCACCGAGCAGCAGAAGAAGGTCGGCACCTTGTCCGGCGGTCAACGCAACCGCGTTCACCTGGCCAAGGTGCTGCGGGAAGGGGCCAACGTGATTCTGTTGGACGAGCCCACCAACGACCTGGACGTCAACACCCTCCGGGCCCTGGAAGAGGCGTTGGAGAACTTCGGCGGTTGCGCCGTCGTCATCAGCCACGACCGCTGGTTTCTCGATCGCATCGCCACCCATATCCTGGCTTTCGAAGGCGACAGCCGGGTGGTCTACTTCCAGGGTAACTGGTCCGAATACGATGTCGACCGCAAGCGCCGCCTGGGCGCCGAAGCCGACCGGCCTCACCGCATCAAGTACCGGCAGTTGACAAGATGA